The Streptomyces seoulensis genome contains a region encoding:
- a CDS encoding GGDEF domain-containing protein, with amino-acid sequence MDLVPVAAALPALGWAVHGSVLTHRLVGARRDPLTGLHTRAGWTARAERLLAKHPNALVVLVDLDDFKAINDQHGHPAGDAVLAATARRLNDWVGRHGIAGRIGGDEFVAIVTEPAHTTGFNALRTALDRPVHHNGEVLPVSASVGRSRRADLPVPTLTDALSAADTAMYAAKGHSRRNTQH; translated from the coding sequence ATGGACCTCGTTCCCGTCGCCGCCGCGTTACCGGCGCTGGGCTGGGCCGTGCACGGCAGCGTCCTCACCCACCGCTTGGTCGGCGCCCGCCGCGACCCGCTGACCGGCCTGCACACCCGCGCCGGATGGACCGCCCGCGCCGAACGCCTCCTCGCCAAGCACCCCAACGCCCTCGTGGTCCTGGTCGACCTGGACGACTTCAAAGCCATCAACGACCAGCACGGCCACCCCGCCGGGGACGCGGTACTCGCCGCGACCGCCCGCCGACTGAACGACTGGGTTGGACGCCACGGCATCGCCGGACGCATCGGCGGAGACGAGTTCGTTGCCATCGTCACCGAGCCCGCCCACACCACCGGCTTCAACGCCCTGCGGACCGCGCTGGACCGCCCCGTCCACCACAACGGCGAGGTGCTGCCGGTCTCCGCCTCGGTCGGACGCTCCCGCCGCGCGGACCTCCCGGTCCCCACCCTCACCGACGCACTCTCCGCCGCCGACACCGCGATGTACGCGGCCAAGGGCCACAGCAGGCGCAACACCCAGCACTGA
- a CDS encoding SpdD protein: protein MLTPKYPPTDTAPTVPAPAPAASSTVPATTSPAPVAPVPASNRPTIQLTPGSALALVGGGTAVVLIVGTVLVSMLLAVAITGVSVAICAVVLRSLLNDSRKGR, encoded by the coding sequence ATGCTCACCCCCAAGTACCCGCCCACCGACACCGCCCCCACCGTGCCCGCCCCGGCACCCGCCGCGTCCTCGACCGTGCCGGCCACCACCAGCCCGGCCCCGGTCGCCCCGGTCCCGGCGTCGAACCGGCCGACCATCCAGCTCACCCCCGGCAGCGCCCTCGCCCTCGTCGGCGGCGGCACCGCCGTGGTCCTCATCGTCGGCACCGTCCTGGTCTCCATGCTCTTGGCGGTCGCCATCACCGGCGTCTCCGTCGCCATCTGCGCCGTGGTCCTGCGCTCCCTGCTCAACGACTCCCGCAAGGGCCGGTGA
- a CDS encoding mobile element transfer protein: protein MSTYRRFRDVRRFGPVTVATYHDGRGRTRHTAACSAPGCGFSTDYADRSAAELAARTHRCNP from the coding sequence GTGAGCACCTATCGCCGGTTCCGTGACGTGCGCCGCTTCGGCCCTGTCACCGTCGCCACCTACCACGACGGCCGTGGCCGCACCCGGCACACCGCCGCCTGCTCCGCCCCCGGCTGCGGCTTCTCCACCGACTACGCCGACCGCTCCGCCGCCGAACTCGCCGCCCGCACCCACCGCTGCAACCCCTGA
- a CDS encoding DUF2637 domain-containing protein translates to MNRTLRRPDAVLVQAVIAGALSFAHLHDLAAAAGQSGWKAWAYPISVDLLLVAAWRRLRIGRDGASWTWFTIALAASLGANIATAGLLDLDHVPAWLRILVAGWPALAFLGGTLLVHTPTPAAAPEDTCTEPEPAAPEVELHRTDTPPVPAPASAPAELAPAPVKPPTPPAPVPTVPAALVDHARTIADAHRKTTGEPITAEALAARLGLPGPTCQAIAAQLELA, encoded by the coding sequence GTGAACCGCACTCTCCGTCGCCCCGACGCCGTTCTCGTTCAGGCTGTGATCGCTGGGGCTCTGTCCTTCGCTCACCTGCATGATCTGGCCGCCGCTGCCGGTCAGTCGGGCTGGAAGGCATGGGCCTACCCGATCTCTGTCGACCTGCTGCTCGTCGCCGCGTGGCGTCGACTGCGGATCGGTCGGGACGGGGCCTCGTGGACCTGGTTCACGATCGCGCTCGCCGCCTCCCTCGGCGCGAACATCGCCACCGCCGGACTCCTCGACCTCGATCACGTGCCCGCCTGGCTCCGCATCCTGGTCGCCGGGTGGCCCGCCCTCGCCTTCCTCGGCGGCACCCTCCTCGTCCACACCCCCACCCCGGCGGCTGCCCCCGAGGACACCTGCACTGAGCCCGAACCGGCGGCGCCAGAAGTCGAGTTGCACCGCACCGACACCCCGCCGGTTCCGGCCCCCGCGTCCGCTCCTGCCGAGCTGGCCCCCGCGCCGGTCAAGCCACCGACGCCGCCCGCTCCGGTTCCCACGGTCCCGGCGGCCCTGGTCGACCACGCCCGCACCATCGCGGACGCGCACCGCAAGACCACAGGTGAGCCGATCACCGCTGAAGCGCTCGCCGCCCGGCTCGGTCTGCCCGGACCGACCTGCCAGGCCATCGCCGCACAGCTCGAACTCGCCTGA
- a CDS encoding FtsK/SpoIIIE domain-containing protein, with product MTDLSTVLETTGALAGAGGLGYAKVYAPRVYWSLVGLPVTWGRFSFTYRSTMDVCGLTVQPSRLRAFLARNIAHTEVQPVPPKVRHVRGTSTGLRVTLRLPAGLEPADLVAASERLRHAWGVHSVTVAETKPGHVELRMTGYDVLRRVRMPRRARPEGLTVPVALREDGTAFLRDYRQIPMALTLGANNSGKSVYQRNLIKGLAKLPVALVGIDCKRGVEHSAYAARLSALATTPDDSASLLDVLVAEMESRFDLLSLHGVSDMWDLPAGLRPVPVIVLVDEVAELFLISSKKDEERRERIVTALIRLAQMARAVGIYLEVCGQRFGSELGRGATMLRAQLTGRVVHRVNDKQTAEMGLADVAPDAVMAASFIPAERPGTAVAADSSGGWTKIRTPHTTRIEAAAVCREFAHLVPDFPSLDPYRPHVPASVPLPGPSLVKPFPVTD from the coding sequence ATGACCGACCTGTCCACGGTCCTGGAGACCACGGGAGCATTAGCGGGGGCCGGCGGTCTCGGCTACGCGAAGGTGTACGCCCCGCGCGTGTACTGGTCGCTGGTCGGGCTGCCGGTCACCTGGGGCCGGTTCTCCTTCACCTACCGCTCCACGATGGACGTGTGCGGGCTGACGGTTCAGCCGTCCCGCCTGCGGGCCTTCCTGGCGCGGAACATCGCCCACACCGAAGTTCAGCCGGTCCCGCCGAAGGTCCGCCACGTCCGGGGCACCTCCACCGGCCTCCGCGTCACCCTCCGCCTCCCCGCCGGCCTGGAACCGGCCGACCTGGTGGCCGCCTCGGAGCGGCTACGCCACGCCTGGGGTGTGCACTCGGTGACCGTCGCGGAGACCAAGCCGGGCCACGTCGAACTCCGGATGACCGGCTACGACGTGCTCCGCCGGGTCCGGATGCCGCGCCGGGCCCGCCCCGAGGGACTGACCGTGCCGGTGGCGCTGCGGGAGGACGGGACCGCGTTCCTGCGGGACTATCGCCAGATCCCGATGGCGCTCACCCTGGGCGCGAACAACTCCGGGAAGTCGGTCTATCAGCGCAACCTGATCAAGGGTCTGGCCAAGCTGCCGGTGGCCCTGGTCGGGATCGACTGCAAGCGCGGGGTGGAGCACTCCGCCTACGCGGCTCGGCTGTCCGCGCTGGCGACCACCCCGGACGACTCCGCCTCCCTGCTGGATGTGCTGGTGGCGGAGATGGAATCCCGGTTCGACCTGCTGAGCCTGCACGGCGTCTCGGACATGTGGGACCTGCCCGCCGGCCTACGCCCCGTCCCGGTCATCGTCCTGGTGGACGAGGTGGCAGAGCTGTTCCTGATCTCCTCCAAGAAGGACGAGGAACGCCGAGAGCGGATCGTCACCGCCCTGATCCGGTTGGCCCAGATGGCGCGTGCCGTCGGGATCTATCTGGAGGTGTGCGGGCAGCGCTTCGGCTCCGAACTCGGACGCGGCGCGACCATGCTCCGTGCCCAGCTCACCGGGCGGGTGGTGCATCGGGTCAACGACAAGCAGACCGCCGAAATGGGTCTGGCGGACGTGGCCCCGGACGCCGTGATGGCCGCCTCCTTCATCCCCGCCGAACGCCCCGGCACCGCCGTGGCCGCCGACTCCTCCGGGGGCTGGACGAAGATCCGCACCCCTCACACCACCCGTATCGAAGCGGCTGCCGTGTGCCGGGAGTTCGCGCACCTCGTGCCCGACTTCCCCAGCCTCGACCCCTACCGGCCCCACGTCCCCGCGAGCGTCCCGCTTCCGGGTCCGTCGCTGGTCAAGCCGTTCCCGGTCACGGACTAG
- a CDS encoding GntR family transcriptional regulator, with the protein MANTDDDRRPKYQRIADSLREAIQSGEYGPGDRLPGENELMAAHGVARMTARQALSVLRDEGAVEARKGAGVFVRDFRPLRRRGIQRLSQKQWGSGRSIWSADTENRALEVDQVTVCEEVAPDHVSAVLDLGDDERVCVRRRRFVLDGKPVLLATSYLPMSLVAGSAITQEDTGPGGTYARLAELGYKPVHFREEVRSRMPSKDETSRLSMSSGTPAILICRTAFADEGRPVEINEMTLDAASYILEYDFDA; encoded by the coding sequence ATGGCGAACACCGACGACGATCGTCGGCCCAAGTACCAGCGGATCGCGGACTCCCTGCGCGAGGCGATCCAGTCGGGCGAGTACGGTCCGGGTGATCGGCTTCCGGGAGAGAACGAGCTGATGGCCGCGCACGGCGTGGCCCGCATGACCGCACGACAAGCGCTGAGCGTGCTCCGTGACGAGGGTGCGGTCGAGGCCCGCAAGGGTGCCGGCGTCTTCGTCCGGGACTTCAGGCCGCTTCGGCGTCGAGGCATCCAGCGGTTGTCCCAGAAGCAGTGGGGCAGCGGCCGGTCGATCTGGTCCGCCGACACTGAGAACCGTGCCCTTGAAGTCGATCAGGTCACAGTGTGCGAAGAGGTCGCGCCGGATCACGTCAGCGCCGTTCTAGACCTCGGTGATGACGAGCGGGTGTGCGTCAGGCGCCGGCGCTTCGTCCTCGATGGCAAGCCCGTCCTGCTCGCAACGAGCTACCTGCCCATGTCGCTGGTCGCCGGTTCCGCGATCACCCAGGAAGACACGGGGCCGGGCGGCACCTACGCCAGGCTTGCCGAACTCGGATACAAGCCGGTGCACTTCCGCGAGGAGGTCCGCTCCCGCATGCCGTCGAAGGACGAGACATCCCGGCTGAGCATGTCCTCGGGCACGCCGGCCATCCTGATTTGCCGCACCGCGTTCGCGGATGAGGGGCGCCCCGTCGAGATCAACGAGATGACTCTCGACGCCGCTTCGTACATCTTGGAGTACGACTTCGACGCGTGA
- a CDS encoding nuclease-related domain-containing protein has protein sequence MRRKIRELQPNPVLRLIDRWRPHTDVYSWASGLRGEQLTARRLRRLRSHGWLTLHAVQWATGTDIDHIAIGPAGVFAINSKRHPGKTLWYGDRAITVNGAPTRHIAASQSEARRVSRALSTPCGFEVSVRPVISVVDAAKLTVKSANPPVLVLEVEHLDRVLSGLTPTLSTDQVAHIYAVARQARTWSG, from the coding sequence GTGCGCCGCAAGATCCGGGAGCTACAGCCAAACCCCGTACTGAGACTGATCGACCGATGGCGACCCCACACGGACGTCTATAGCTGGGCTTCCGGTCTCAGGGGCGAGCAGCTCACCGCCAGACGGCTCCGGAGGCTTCGTAGCCACGGCTGGCTCACCTTACACGCCGTTCAGTGGGCCACTGGGACGGACATCGACCACATAGCCATCGGTCCCGCCGGCGTCTTCGCCATCAACTCCAAGCGGCACCCGGGCAAGACCCTCTGGTACGGAGACCGAGCAATCACCGTGAACGGCGCCCCCACCCGCCACATCGCCGCCAGCCAGTCCGAGGCCCGCAGAGTCTCCCGCGCCCTGTCCACACCCTGTGGATTCGAGGTGTCCGTACGCCCCGTGATCTCCGTCGTGGACGCGGCAAAGCTGACCGTCAAGAGCGCCAACCCGCCGGTCCTCGTCTTGGAGGTCGAGCACCTAGACCGGGTTCTGTCTGGGCTGACACCGACGCTCTCGACCGATCAGGTGGCCCACATCTACGCGGTGGCAAGGCAAGCGCGCACCTGGTCCGGCTGA
- a CDS encoding type II toxin-antitoxin system HicA family toxin, translating into MPAGKLLKILERLGYREVPDSGKGSHTWLEAESRPRIRWAFHKRELAPIEVRNVLMQQAGLSLQEARKAVGNG; encoded by the coding sequence ATGCCAGCAGGCAAGCTGCTGAAGATCTTGGAGAGGCTTGGTTACCGGGAGGTGCCAGATAGTGGCAAGGGGAGTCACACTTGGCTGGAGGCGGAGAGTCGGCCGCGAATCCGCTGGGCGTTCCACAAGAGAGAACTTGCACCTATCGAGGTCCGGAACGTATTGATGCAGCAGGCAGGCTTGTCGCTGCAAGAGGCCAGGAAGGCGGTTGGTAATGGCTGA
- the mtrA gene encoding two-component system response regulator MtrA, producing the protein MMSFMKGRVLVVDDDTALAEMLGIVLRGEGFEPSFVADGDKALAAFREAKPDLVLLDLMLPGRDGIEVCRLIRAESGVPIVMLTAKSDTVDVVVGLESGADDYIVKPFKPKELVARIRARLRRSEEPAPEQLTIGDLVIDVAGHSVKRSGQSIALTPLEFDLLVALARKPWQVFTREVLLEQVWGYRHAADTRLVNVHVQRLRSKVEKDPERPEIVVTVRGVGYKAGPS; encoded by the coding sequence ATGATGTCGTTTATGAAGGGACGAGTCCTTGTCGTCGACGACGACACAGCACTGGCCGAGATGTTGGGCATCGTGCTGCGTGGTGAAGGTTTTGAGCCGTCTTTCGTTGCCGACGGGGACAAGGCGCTGGCCGCTTTCCGGGAGGCCAAGCCCGATCTGGTGCTGCTTGACCTGATGCTGCCCGGACGGGACGGCATCGAGGTCTGCCGCCTGATCAGGGCGGAGTCCGGTGTGCCCATCGTGATGCTGACCGCCAAGAGCGACACGGTCGATGTCGTCGTGGGCCTGGAGTCGGGCGCTGACGACTACATCGTGAAGCCGTTCAAGCCGAAGGAGCTGGTGGCCCGTATCCGGGCGCGGCTGCGGAGGTCGGAGGAGCCGGCGCCTGAGCAGCTCACCATCGGTGACCTGGTGATCGACGTGGCCGGGCACTCCGTGAAGCGGAGCGGGCAGTCGATCGCGCTGACCCCGCTCGAGTTCGACCTGCTGGTCGCGCTCGCGCGCAAGCCGTGGCAGGTGTTCACCCGCGAGGTGCTGCTGGAGCAGGTCTGGGGCTACCGGCACGCCGCCGACACCCGGCTGGTCAACGTGCATGTGCAGCGGCTGCGTTCCAAGGTCGAGAAGGACCCGGAGCGGCCGGAGATCGTGGTGACCGTCCGGGGCGTGGGCTACAAGGCCGGACCGAGCTGA
- the mtrB gene encoding MtrAB system histidine kinase MtrB: protein MSGDSAASAPGRPGAGPGRASGRGAGGPRRGRLFTAALLRGGVQGSPVVRLFIRWVRRPLLPVMRLWRRNIQLRVVATTLLMSLGVVLLLGFVVIGQVRNGLLDAKVKASQSQATGGFAVARQSADETAAATHGTTGGNGTDGQQSQNVIQWMSDLVESLSSGGSGAFDVVTLPVGDDSGGGRSPRGSGYVSPTESVPATLRDRVNSSTSTAAAQSYTRIVYSNRKESQPALVIGKQVNDPNGHPYELYYLFPLTQEEKSLSLVKGTLATAGLFVVVLLGAIAWLVVRQVVTPVRMAAGIAERLSAGRLQERMKVTGEDDIARLGEAFNKMAQNLQLKIQQLEDLSRMQRRFVSDVSHELRTPLTTVRMAADVIHEAREDFDPMTARSAELLADQLDRFESLLADLLEISRFDAGAAALEAEPIDLREVVRRVVGGALPLAERKGSRIRVVGDLQPVVAEADARRVERVLRNLVVNAVEHGDGKDVVVKLASAGGAVAVAVRDYGVGLKPGEATRVFSRFWRADPARARTTGGTGLGLSIALEDARLHGGWLQAWGEPGGGSQFRLTLPRTADEPLRGSPIPLEPKDSRRNRGLDDGGTPRGGAEKLATVPVQPNGGNASPLPPRQNAATPAVDPTALPGNGNGTRVVPRPASGGRRPDDRTGTQVPDPRTAGRPAPDGQDTTEAGEAFRGR from the coding sequence GTGTCCGGGGACAGCGCCGCTTCGGCTCCCGGCCGGCCCGGCGCCGGTCCGGGACGCGCGTCCGGTCGCGGTGCGGGTGGTCCGCGCCGGGGCCGCCTGTTCACGGCCGCCCTGCTGAGGGGCGGCGTCCAGGGCAGCCCGGTGGTCCGGCTGTTCATCCGCTGGGTACGCCGTCCGCTGCTGCCCGTCATGCGGCTGTGGCGGCGCAACATCCAGCTCAGGGTCGTCGCCACCACCCTGCTCATGTCGCTCGGCGTCGTCCTGCTGCTCGGCTTCGTCGTCATCGGCCAGGTCCGCAACGGCCTGCTGGACGCGAAGGTGAAGGCGTCGCAGAGCCAGGCCACCGGCGGGTTCGCCGTGGCCAGGCAGAGCGCCGACGAGACCGCGGCCGCCACCCACGGCACCACGGGCGGCAACGGCACCGACGGACAGCAGTCCCAGAACGTCATCCAGTGGATGAGCGACCTCGTGGAGTCGCTGTCCAGCGGCGGTTCGGGCGCCTTCGACGTGGTCACCCTGCCCGTCGGCGACGACAGCGGCGGCGGCCGCAGCCCGCGTGGTTCCGGGTATGTCAGCCCGACCGAGAGCGTGCCCGCGACCCTGCGCGACCGGGTCAACAGCAGCACGAGCACCGCGGCCGCGCAGAGTTACACCCGCATCGTCTACAGCAACCGCAAGGAATCCCAGCCCGCGCTGGTCATCGGCAAGCAGGTCAACGACCCCAACGGCCACCCCTACGAGCTGTACTACCTCTTCCCGCTCACGCAGGAGGAGAAGTCGCTGAGCCTGGTCAAGGGCACCCTGGCGACCGCCGGCCTCTTCGTCGTCGTACTGCTCGGGGCCATCGCCTGGCTCGTGGTGCGGCAGGTCGTCACGCCGGTGCGGATGGCGGCCGGGATCGCCGAGCGGCTGTCCGCGGGGCGGCTCCAGGAGCGGATGAAGGTCACCGGCGAGGACGACATCGCGCGCCTCGGCGAAGCCTTCAACAAGATGGCGCAGAACCTCCAGCTCAAGATCCAGCAGCTCGAGGACCTGTCGCGGATGCAGCGCCGGTTCGTCTCCGACGTCTCGCACGAGCTGCGCACCCCGCTGACCACCGTCCGCATGGCCGCCGACGTCATCCACGAGGCCCGTGAGGACTTCGACCCGATGACCGCGCGGTCCGCCGAACTCCTCGCGGACCAGCTCGACCGGTTCGAGTCGCTCCTCGCCGACCTGCTGGAGATCAGCCGGTTCGACGCGGGCGCGGCCGCGCTGGAGGCCGAGCCGATCGACCTCAGGGAGGTCGTACGGCGGGTCGTCGGCGGCGCGCTGCCGCTCGCCGAGCGCAAGGGCAGCCGTATCCGCGTCGTCGGCGACCTGCAGCCCGTCGTCGCCGAGGCTGACGCCCGGCGGGTGGAGCGGGTGCTGCGCAACCTCGTCGTCAACGCCGTCGAGCACGGCGACGGCAAGGACGTGGTGGTCAAGCTCGCCAGCGCGGGCGGCGCCGTCGCCGTCGCGGTGCGGGACTACGGCGTCGGGCTCAAGCCCGGCGAGGCCACCCGCGTCTTCAGCCGCTTCTGGCGGGCCGACCCGGCACGCGCGCGTACCACCGGCGGTACCGGGCTCGGGCTGTCGATCGCGCTGGAGGACGCCCGGCTGCACGGCGGCTGGCTCCAGGCATGGGGCGAGCCGGGCGGCGGCTCGCAGTTCCGGCTGACGCTGCCGCGTACCGCCGACGAGCCGCTGCGGGGCTCGCCGATACCGCTGGAGCCCAAGGACTCGCGCCGCAACCGGGGCCTGGACGACGGCGGCACACCGCGTGGGGGAGCGGAGAAGCTGGCGACGGTCCCGGTGCAGCCGAACGGTGGCAACGCGTCCCCGCTCCCGCCGCGCCAGAACGCCGCCACGCCCGCCGTCGATCCGACGGCACTGCCCGGCAACGGCAACGGCACGCGTGTCGTACCGCGGCCCGCGAGCGGTGGACGGCGGCCCGACGACAGGACCGGCACTCAGGTGCCCGACCCGCGAACGGCGGGTCGCCCGGCTCCGGACGGGCAGGACACGACCGAGGCAGGGGAGGCTTTCCGTGGTCGCTGA
- a CDS encoding LpqB family beta-propeller domain-containing protein, whose protein sequence is MVADREGGARRTPGRAVTYAVCGAVLLGGCASMPDSGDLRNVESTPRQDTGVRVFAVPPAENASDTEIMQGFLEALTSDDPHYDTARKYLTAQAARAWRPERSATVLADGPGIRAETPPTGREPNSGRTYVLTGSRVATVDGQQAYTPASGDYRAKVHLAQDAKSGQWRIDAPPEGVVMGKSDFQRNYTSVDKYYFATRTKAWTTGDPVAVADPVFVRSKVDPMTQLVRSLLSGPTNWLGPVVRSSFPTGTALKKGTTGLTPDDENRLTVPLNAKAARVGPARCTEMATQLLFTLRNLAPTLESVDLRGPGGDELCDLSASRAGSVAWRASAQSPDNLYFLDGKHRLIRTPASGTGTGGIPVPGVFGAGTRQLRSVAVSRDEHTAAGVGADGRSLYVTPLAAAAPPEPAVLTSQGPTEDTRLTRPAWDARGDLWVADLNPARPRLYVVPQGTGKPVAVTLPELPGPIRDVRVAADGARVALVAEAKDGKQSLLIGRIEGGDSASAQDGGDDGSVDGSAEAPAVVDPRPAAPDMELVTAMSWAGDSRLVVVGREQGGVHQMRYVQVDGSVLDGPAPAALSRVKAIAAAEDERVPLVAYSEDGIVRLPSGAQWQKLDKDGTAPVYPG, encoded by the coding sequence GTGGTCGCTGACCGCGAGGGGGGCGCCCGGCGCACGCCGGGGCGCGCGGTGACATACGCGGTCTGCGGGGCCGTACTTCTCGGCGGATGCGCCTCGATGCCCGACAGCGGGGATCTGCGCAACGTGGAGTCCACGCCCCGCCAGGACACCGGGGTACGGGTGTTCGCCGTGCCGCCCGCGGAGAACGCTTCGGACACCGAGATCATGCAGGGCTTCCTCGAAGCGCTGACCAGCGACGATCCGCACTACGACACGGCGCGCAAGTACCTCACCGCCCAGGCCGCGCGCGCCTGGCGGCCGGAGCGGTCGGCCACCGTCCTCGCGGACGGGCCCGGCATCAGGGCCGAGACCCCGCCGACCGGCAGGGAGCCGAACAGCGGCCGCACCTATGTCCTGACGGGCAGCCGGGTGGCCACGGTGGACGGACAGCAGGCGTACACGCCGGCGAGCGGCGACTACCGGGCCAAGGTGCATCTGGCGCAGGACGCCAAGAGCGGGCAGTGGCGCATCGACGCGCCGCCCGAGGGTGTCGTGATGGGAAAGTCGGACTTCCAGCGCAACTACACGTCCGTCGACAAGTACTACTTCGCCACGCGCACCAAGGCCTGGACGACCGGGGACCCCGTGGCGGTCGCCGACCCGGTGTTCGTGCGCAGCAAGGTCGACCCGATGACCCAGCTCGTGCGGTCGCTGCTGAGCGGTCCCACCAACTGGCTCGGCCCGGTGGTCAGGTCCAGCTTCCCGACCGGTACGGCGCTGAAGAAGGGCACGACCGGGCTGACCCCGGACGACGAGAACCGGCTCACGGTGCCGTTGAACGCCAAGGCCGCCCGCGTCGGCCCGGCCCGGTGCACGGAGATGGCGACCCAGTTGCTGTTCACGCTGCGGAACCTGGCGCCGACCCTGGAGTCGGTCGACCTGCGCGGGCCCGGCGGGGACGAGCTGTGCGACCTGTCCGCGAGCCGCGCGGGCTCCGTCGCCTGGCGCGCCTCGGCCCAGAGCCCGGACAACCTCTACTTCCTGGACGGCAAGCACCGGCTGATACGGACGCCCGCCTCGGGCACCGGCACCGGCGGCATCCCGGTGCCGGGCGTGTTCGGCGCGGGCACGAGGCAGCTCAGGTCGGTCGCCGTCTCGCGGGACGAGCACACGGCGGCCGGCGTCGGCGCGGACGGCAGGTCGCTGTACGTGACCCCGCTGGCCGCGGCCGCTCCGCCGGAGCCGGCCGTGCTGACCAGTCAGGGCCCCACCGAGGACACCCGGCTCACCCGGCCCGCCTGGGACGCCCGGGGCGACCTGTGGGTGGCCGACCTGAACCCGGCCCGGCCCCGGCTGTACGTCGTCCCGCAGGGCACCGGCAAGCCGGTGGCGGTGACGCTGCCGGAGCTGCCGGGCCCGATCCGGGACGTCCGGGTGGCCGCCGACGGGGCTCGCGTCGCGCTGGTCGCGGAGGCCAAGGACGGCAAGCAGTCCCTGCTCATCGGCAGGATCGAGGGCGGCGACAGCGCGAGCGCCCAGGACGGCGGGGACGACGGGAGCGTGGACGGTTCGGCCGAGGCGCCCGCCGTCGTCGATCCGCGTCCGGCCGCGCCCGACATGGAGCTGGTCACCGCGATGTCCTGGGCCGGTGACAGCCGCCTCGTCGTGGTCGGCCGCGAGCAGGGCGGTGTGCACCAGATGCGCTATGTGCAGGTGGACGGCTCCGTGCTGGACGGTCCGGCACCGGCCGCGCTCTCCCGGGTGAAGGCGATCGCCGCCGCCGAGGACGAGCGGGTGCCGCTGGTCGCCTACTCGGAGGACGGGATCGTCCGGCTGCCGTCCGGGGCGCAGTGGCAGAAGCTGGACAAGGACGGCACGGCGCCGGTCTATCCGGGGTAG
- a CDS encoding ComF family protein, translating to MRGWWQDLTDLALPAECGGCGSPPAVLCARCRALLECAAPRRVRPVPEPPGLPVVHAAAPYAREVRALLLAHKERGALALTGALGAALAGAVRAGLGPEPGRSTAESAAGPVILVPIPSARWAVRRRGHDPVRRTALVAAGRLRRTGTPARVAAVLRQRRPVVDQAGLDARQRRENLAGALEVRAGGARLLTGGRVVLVDDVITTGASLAEAARALCAATGTRHEARGAVYRAATREGREERRIGPRSQRGKSVPGASEKGPVNIIGEAVRAAVIAAPRDSFE from the coding sequence ATGCGGGGATGGTGGCAGGACCTCACCGACCTTGCGCTGCCGGCCGAGTGCGGCGGTTGCGGGTCACCACCGGCGGTGCTGTGCGCACGGTGCCGGGCGCTGCTGGAGTGCGCGGCACCGCGCCGGGTGCGGCCGGTGCCCGAGCCGCCGGGGCTGCCGGTGGTGCACGCCGCCGCTCCGTACGCGCGGGAGGTACGGGCACTCCTCCTCGCGCACAAGGAACGGGGTGCGCTGGCACTAACCGGGGCGCTGGGCGCCGCCCTGGCGGGAGCGGTGCGCGCCGGGCTCGGACCGGAACCCGGTCGGTCCACGGCGGAGTCGGCCGCCGGGCCGGTGATCCTCGTACCCATACCCTCCGCCCGCTGGGCCGTGCGGCGGCGCGGGCACGATCCGGTGCGGCGGACGGCGCTCGTGGCGGCCGGGCGGCTGCGGCGCACCGGCACCCCGGCGCGGGTGGCCGCCGTGCTGCGGCAGCGGCGGCCGGTGGTGGACCAGGCGGGGCTGGACGCGCGGCAGCGCCGGGAGAACCTCGCGGGCGCGCTGGAGGTGCGGGCGGGCGGCGCGCGCCTGCTCACCGGCGGCCGGGTGGTGCTGGTCGACGACGTGATCACCACCGGCGCGAGCCTGGCCGAAGCGGCGCGCGCCCTGTGCGCCGCAACCGGAACACGCCACGAAGCGCGGGGGGCTGTGTATCGCGCCGCAACTCGGGAAGGTAGGGAGGAACGACGGATCGGGCCGCGATCACAGAGAGGAAAGTCGGTGCCTGGGGCATCGGAAAAGGGGCCGGTGAACATCATCGGAGAAGCCGTCCGGGCAGCGGTGATCGCCGCGCCCCGTGATTCCTTCGAATAA